One window from the genome of Elaeis guineensis isolate ETL-2024a chromosome 5, EG11, whole genome shotgun sequence encodes:
- the LOC140857923 gene encoding uncharacterized protein, with amino-acid sequence MNNLDINMHMHQFIICDKCWNVQYLSQYFSAELVNLICRIPLSHGKLRMDLVYENNQHCDLCLDQLEDCAHVIIHCSFIIVIITVLKAYKSFN; translated from the exons ATGAACAATCTTGATATTAATATGCATATGCATCAatttattatatgtgataaaTGTTGGAATGTTCAGTatctttctcaatatttttcagcTGAGCTTGTTAATCTCATTTGTAGAATCCCTTTGTCTCATG GTAAATTGCGGATGGATTTGGTCTATGAAA ATAATCAGCACTGTGATTTATGCTTAGATCAGCTTGAGGATTGTGCGCATGTCATTATTCATTGTAGCTTT attattgttattattactgTTCTAAAAGCTTACAAAAGTTTTAACTAA